In Oncorhynchus keta strain PuntledgeMale-10-30-2019 unplaced genomic scaffold, Oket_V2 Un_scaffold_29839_pilon_pilon, whole genome shotgun sequence, a genomic segment contains:
- the LOC118376279 gene encoding PTB domain-containing engulfment adapter protein 1-like: MNRAFNRRKDKSGGMTSPEALAKNHTVYNVKFLGVTEVDQPKGTDVIRIAVRKLKFQRHIKKSEGHKTPKVELQVSIYGVKLLDPKTRDVQHNCQLHRISFCADDKTDKRIFTFICTEPETKKHICYVFDSEKCAEEITVSIGRAFDLAYRKFLESGGKDVEMRKQIGSLQKRILELETENSKLKERLQDLEDHMADCQGSPLLHLNSSNEAHMLPSPSSMFWGDSVSLNALSFLEMSSVALTPASSPDSSISAGLLTPPPSKPTQPRLPQHYGGCLPRPRAWSTISRRPPTDVFDMVPFSSGSPMARKPVLNGSSPPPPSFSPPPPPPHVFLRERGTDILGVEPFDPFLCNTSFPPDVQSKLDEMQEGFNMGLTLEGTIFSLDPVDSRC; this comes from the exons ATAAATCTGGAGGGATGACATCCCCAGAGGCTTTGGCCAAGAATCACACAGTGTATAATGTCAAG TTCCTTGGCGTAACAGAGGTTGACCAACCAAAAGGCACAGATGTCATAAGGATAGCAGTGAGAAAGCTGAAG TTCCAAAGGCATATCAAGAAATCAGAGGGACACAAAACACCGAAGGTGGAGCTGCAGGTGTCCATCTACGGAGTGAAATTATTAGACCCCAAGACCAGA GATGTACAGCACAACTGTCAGCTTCATAGGATATCCTTCTGCGCGGACGACAAAACCGACAAGAGGATATTCACCTTCATCTGCACAGAGCCAGAGACCAAAAAACACATCTGTTATGTGTTCGACAGTGAAAAATGT GCAGAGGAGATCACCGTCAGCATTGGTCGAGCATTTGACCTGGCGTACAGGAAGTTTCTGGAGTCTGGCGGGAAAGACGTAGAGATGAGGAAACAGATCGGCAGTCTGCAGAAAAGA ATTCTGGAACTGGAAACTGAAAATTCCAAGTTGAAAGAACGACTTCAAGATCTAGAGGATCACATGGCAGATTGTCAAGGCTCACCG CTTCTACACTTGAACTCTTCTAACGAGGCCCACATGCTGCCGAGTCCCTCGTCTATGTTCTGGGGTGACAGTGTCAGCCTGAACGCCCTTTCCTTTCTAGAGATGTCCTCTGTGGCTCTAACCCCAGCCAGCTCTCCAGACTCCAGTATCTCCGCTGGTCTACTAACGCCTCCACCCAGTAAACCTACCCAGCCCAGGCTACCGCAGCATTATGGAGGTTGCTTACCTCGACCGCGA GCATGGAGCACCATATCCAGGCGTCCCCCGACGGACGTTTTCGACATGGTTCCATTCTCCTCAGGGTCTCCTATGGCAAGGAAACCTGTCCTCAAtgggtcttctcctcctcctccctccttttcccctcctccacctcctccacatgttttcctgagagagagag GAACAGATATTTTGGGGGTGGAGCCTTTTGACCCGTTCCTCTGCAACACGTCCTTTCCTCCTGACGTCCAATCTAAACTGGATGAAATGCAG GAGGGGTTCAATATGGGACTAACCCTGGAGGGCACCATCTTCTCTCTGGACCCAGTGGACAGTCGCTGCTGA